In Nematostella vectensis chromosome 2, jaNemVect1.1, whole genome shotgun sequence, one genomic interval encodes:
- the LOC5521336 gene encoding LIM and SH3 domain protein 1 isoform X1 has protein sequence MNPQCTKCAKTVYSQEKLNCLDKIWHKTCFRCVVCNMALNMKNYKGYNKNPYCNAHYPTPKFTAVADTPENLRLKKQTDNQSSLKYHKEYEQEKGKFTVVADDPEVLRARKNSEQASKVAYTQEARRMQGLAATVQEELSKSHQRPCDDQPAAPYQPAPLQQVPQPSSSNSAQYLVMYDYNAADDDEVSMVEGDIIVDAEIIDEGWMVGRVKRTGQSGMLPANYVQLNN, from the exons ATGAATCCTCAGTGTACAAAATGCGCAAAAACCGTGTACAGTCAGGAAAAGCTGAACTGCTTGGATAAG ATTTGGCATAAGACTTGTTTTAGGTGTGTTGTTTGCAACATGGCCTTAAACATGAAGAACTATAAAGGATATAACAAGAATCCATACTGCAATGC GCACTATCCTACTCCTAAATTCACAGCCGTCGCTGATACTCCAGAGAACCTccgtttaaaaaaacaaaccgATAATCAAAGTTCG ttgaAATATCATAAAGAATACGAGCAAGAGAAAGGGAAATTTACAGTCGTAGCTGATGACCCAGAAGTTCTTAGGGCAAGGAAAAATAGTGAGCAGGCGAGCAAGGTCGCTTACACGCAAGAAGCACGAAGGATGCAAGGCCTAGCAG CCACGGTGCAAGAGGAGCTATCAAAATCGCACCAGCGTCCGTGTGACGATCAGCCAGCAGCACCTTATCAACCAGCCCCACTCCAGCAGGTGCCGCAACCTTCGTCTTCAAACAGC GCGCAATATCTTGTGATGTACGACTATAATGCTGCGGACGACGATGAAGTGAGCATGGTGGAGGGAGATATCATCGTTGATGCAGAAATCATTGATGAGGGATGGATGGTAGGACGCGTAAAACGTACCGGTCAAAGCGGCATGTTACCGGCAAATTACGTCCAGTTGAACAATTGA
- the LOC5521335 gene encoding LIM and SH3 domain protein Lasp isoform X1: MAMNPPCARCRKTVYPMEKLSCLDKVWHKGCFKCESCGMTLNMKTYKGYQKLPYCDAHYPKTKHTVVADTLENQRIKTNTQIQSQVQYQRDFEQSRGRYTVISDDPETLRAINVNRNSSNVAYQSGSRDQYTGSRDPRMPSYGDRPPMPRTRKEERYVAAYNYSASDTDEIGLQEGDIITNPTRIDEGWMEGRNQRTGKFGMFPANYVEQYM, from the exons ATGGCGATGAATCCCCCGTGTGCGAGATGCAGGAAGACTGTTTACCCCATGGAAAAACTATCGTGCCTTGACAAG GTCTGGCATAAAGGATGTTTCAAATGCGAATCATGTGGCATGACCTTGAATATGAAGACTTATAAAGGTTATCAGAAATTACCCTATTGCGACGC ACATTACCCAAAAACAAAGCATACAGTTGTCGCCGATACATTGGAAAACCAGCGAATAAAGACGAACACTCAAATACAGAGCCAG GTACAGTACCAACGCGACTTTGAGCAGTCCAGAGGCCGCTACACAGTGATAAGTGACGACCCGGAGACTCTACGCGCGATCAACGTCAACCGCAACAGTAGCAACGTGGCCTATCAGAGCGGAAGTCGGGATCAATACACAG GCTCTCGCGACCCTCGCATGCCGTCATACGGAGACCGTCCTCCCATGCCGCGCACGAGGAAG GAGGAGCGCTACGTAGCTGCGTACAACTACTCGGCGTCAGATACGGACGAGATAGGCCTACAAGAGGGCGACATCATCACAAACCCGACACGCATCGACGAGGGCTGGATGGAAGGTCGAAACCAACGAACTGGCAAATTTGGCATGTTCCCAGCAAACTACGTAGAGCAATACATGTGA
- the LOC125559029 gene encoding transcription initiation factor IIB-like: MEERTVERTVEDRSPPPYNIPGGPVPEINVPTLMPEFALFDRALTEYETSRASLGDEDSSNTLCNHDDLVTEDGVTSCLECGEQMQRVIAHEREWGFYGHSDGKRSSNPSRVQVRRSEDRNIDKDVENMGFSGVIVAKANEIYTQVTKGQIFRGDPRKAIVFACIYYAYKMSGKCQTPKTLMETFGLSRKSCLKGLKIFSINAPKDYLLHGTSPTVVDHIRDVMDRFSASPAQKGEVVQLYYRSKNRSSELNRARPQSFAVALTYYWVRLKGVDITLKKFSERTGVSELTISRKAREVATVLGTPGVV, translated from the coding sequence ATGGAGGAACGAACAGTTGAACGTACGGTTGAAGAtcggtcaccaccaccatacaATATCCCCGGCGGACCGGTGCCTGAGATTAACGTCCCCACCCTCATGCCGGAATTTGCACTGTTTGACCGAGCCCTCACCGAATACGAGACTAGTAGAGCCTCCTTGGGAGACGAGGATAGTAGTAACACCCTTTGCAATCATGACGACCTAGTCACAGAAGACGGGGTCACTAGTTGCTTAGAGTGCGGGGAACAGATGCAGCGCGTGATCGCACACGAAAGGGAGTGGGGTTTTTACGGACATTCCGACGGCAAACGGTCTTCGAATCCAAGTCGGGTCCAGGTACGTAGGTCTGAGGATAGAAATATTGACAAGGATGTGGAGAACATGGGTTTTAGCGGGGTAATTGTAGCCAAAGCTAACGAGATATACACTCAGGTGACGAAAGGCCAGATTTTTCGCGGCGACCCACGGAAGGCGATCGTCTTTGCGTGTATCTACTACGCCTACAAGATGTCTGGTAAGTGTCAGACACCGAAAACCTTGATGGAGACTTTTGGATTGAGCAGGAAGAGTTGTCTTAAGGGTCTAAAAATCTTTAGTATTAACGCGCCTAAAGATTACTTACTACACGGAACGTCTCCCACCGTCGTGGACCACATTCGcgatgtgatggatagattcTCGGCGTCCCCCGCACAGAAGGGAGAGGTGGTCCAGCTCTACTACAGATCTAAGAACCGCTCGTCTGAGTTGAATCGCGCTCGCCCACAATCCTTTGCGGTCGCTTTAACCTATTACTGGGTACGGCTAAAGGGGGTCGATATTACACTTAAAAAATTCTCCGAAAGAACGGGCGTCTCCGAGTTAACCATCAGTAGGAAAGCGAGAGAAGTGGCCACAGTCCTGGGTACGCCTGGTGTGGTATGA
- the LOC5521336 gene encoding LIM and SH3 domain protein 1 isoform X2, translated as MQGLAGESNLENARRMQGLAGESNLENALRVQGLAGESNLENARRMQGLAGESNLENARRMQGLAAESNLENARRMQGLAGESNLENARRMQGLAATVQEELSKSHQRPCDDQPAAPYQPAPLQQVPQPSSSNSAQYLVMYDYNAADDDEVSMVEGDIIVDAEIIDEGWMVGRVKRTGQSGMLPANYVQLNN; from the exons ATGCAAGGCCTAGCAGGTGAGtcaaacctggaaaacgcacGAAGGATGCAAGGCCTAGCAGGTGAGtcaaacctggaaaacgcacTAAGGGTTCAAGGCCTAGCAGGTGAGtcaaacctggaaaacgcacGAAGGATGCAAGGCCTAGCAGGTGAGtcaaacctggaaaacgcacGAAGGATGCAAGGCCTAGCAGCTGAGtcaaacctggaaaacgcacGAAGGATGCAAGGCCTAGCAGGTGAGTCGAACCTGGAAAACGCACGAAGGATGCAAGGCCTAGCAG CCACGGTGCAAGAGGAGCTATCAAAATCGCACCAGCGTCCGTGTGACGATCAGCCAGCAGCACCTTATCAACCAGCCCCACTCCAGCAGGTGCCGCAACCTTCGTCTTCAAACAGC GCGCAATATCTTGTGATGTACGACTATAATGCTGCGGACGACGATGAAGTGAGCATGGTGGAGGGAGATATCATCGTTGATGCAGAAATCATTGATGAGGGATGGATGGTAGGACGCGTAAAACGTACCGGTCAAAGCGGCATGTTACCGGCAAATTACGTCCAGTTGAACAATTGA
- the LOC116604268 gene encoding uncharacterized protein LOC116604268, which yields MSKTWMLVVIVCTCLMTPVLSRDDKVHIRNPIFKGMRSWLSRQRRDTKHKAWTTRSARTWVPVTGTPYWNMTELEIANKHKNSTHADLDSNGFPKPHVGSRNSAKPITDHIIIHVTMAVTATLDSMHGKEPTGIPPRPVITGAAQKNRDGRSLGDTSALGRHYVIIIAVLAGALVLCVVAMVMYTLRRRTKRKVMVITA from the exons ATGTCGAAAACTTGGATGCTGGTGGTGATCGTATGCACTTGTCTGATGACGCCTGTGCTTTCTCGGGACGACAAAGTGCACATCAGGAATCCTATATTCAAAG GAATGCGCTCCTGGTTGTCAAGGCAACGACGTGACACCAAACACAAGGCCTGGACGACTCGATCTGCGAGGACCTGGGTTCCAGTCACAGGGACGCCATACTGGAACATGACCGAACTGGAAATCGCCAATAAACACAAGAACAGCACGCACGCCGATCTTGATTCCAACGGATTCCCGAAACCTCATGTGGGTAGTAGAAATTCGGCTAAGCCAATCACTGATCACATAATAATACACGTGACCATGGCAGTCACGGCAACTTTAGATTCGATGCATGGAAAAGAACCCACAGGAATCCCGCCGCGTCCTGTAATAACTGGTGCTGCACAAAAGAACAGAGATGGCCGTTCTCTTGGTGATACGTCTGCTTTGGGCCGACATtacgtcatcatcattgccgTCCTAGCGGGTGCTTTGGTTTTATGCGTAGTTGCCATGGTGATGTATACACTGAGGCGACGGACCAAGCGAAAGGTCATGGTTATCACTGCGTAG
- the LOC5521335 gene encoding LIM and SH3 domain protein Lasp isoform X2, translating to MTLNMKTYKGYQKLPYCDAHYPKTKHTVVADTLENQRIKTNTQIQSQVQYQRDFEQSRGRYTVISDDPETLRAINVNRNSSNVAYQSGSRDQYTGSRDPRMPSYGDRPPMPRTRKEERYVAAYNYSASDTDEIGLQEGDIITNPTRIDEGWMEGRNQRTGKFGMFPANYVEQYM from the exons ATGACCTTGAATATGAAGACTTATAAAGGTTATCAGAAATTACCCTATTGCGACGC ACATTACCCAAAAACAAAGCATACAGTTGTCGCCGATACATTGGAAAACCAGCGAATAAAGACGAACACTCAAATACAGAGCCAG GTACAGTACCAACGCGACTTTGAGCAGTCCAGAGGCCGCTACACAGTGATAAGTGACGACCCGGAGACTCTACGCGCGATCAACGTCAACCGCAACAGTAGCAACGTGGCCTATCAGAGCGGAAGTCGGGATCAATACACAG GCTCTCGCGACCCTCGCATGCCGTCATACGGAGACCGTCCTCCCATGCCGCGCACGAGGAAG GAGGAGCGCTACGTAGCTGCGTACAACTACTCGGCGTCAGATACGGACGAGATAGGCCTACAAGAGGGCGACATCATCACAAACCCGACACGCATCGACGAGGGCTGGATGGAAGGTCGAAACCAACGAACTGGCAAATTTGGCATGTTCCCAGCAAACTACGTAGAGCAATACATGTGA
- the LOC5521227 gene encoding LIM and SH3 domain protein 1, with amino-acid sequence MNPQCAKCAKTVYPVEKLNCLDKIWHKKCFTCQICNMTLNMKTYKGYNKYPYCNAHYPTTKPTTVADTPENLRLRIQSQNQSNVTYKKGYEESKGHYTAVTDDPEVIRAKQNMNIVSQVKYTGGTAEMRLGTSDRGAEGVVEGVNPHQPGYEERVQHQPKHHVPEQRQMQTHMQPPPAQPPSRPAAPRYVAQYDYTAADDDEVSFVEGDIIQDVNIIDDGWVEGRVSRTGQFGMIPANYLELQ; translated from the exons ATGAATCCCCAATGTGCGAAGTGCGCTAAGACCGTCTACCCAGTAGAGAAGTTGAACTGCTTAGACAAG ATTTGGCACAAGAAATGCTTCACATGCCAAATTTGCAATATGACTTTGAATATGAAGACTTACAAAGGCTACAATAAATATCCCTACTGCAATGC ACATTACCCTACTACTAAACCTACAACTGTTGCTGACACTCCTGAAAACCTCCGCTTAAGAATTCAATCACAAAATCAGAGCAAT GTCACATACAAAAAAGGTTACGAAGAATCCAAAGGACACTATACGGCTGTGACAGATGACCCAGAAGTGATCAGAGCCAAACAGAACATGAACATTGTCAGCCAAGTCAAGTATACTGGGGGTACTGCCGAGATGAGACTAGGGACATCTGATCGTGGAGCTGAGGGAG TTGTTGAGGGTGTGAACCCCCACCAGCCTGGGTATGAAGAAAGGGTGCAACACCAGCCAAAACACCACGTTCCTGAACAACGCCAGATGCAAACCCATATGCAACCTCCTCCTGCTCAGCCACCATCACGACCAGCAGCG CCGCGTTACGTTGCCCAGTATGACTACACTGCCGCAGATGATGACGAGGTCAGCTTCGTCGAGGGTGACATAATCCAAGATGTGAATATTATAGATGATGGATGGGTGGAGGGACGTGTCTCAAGAACCGGACAATTTGGCATGATCCCTGCAAACTATTTGGAGCTGCAATAG